A genome region from Brachymonas denitrificans includes the following:
- a CDS encoding YgaP family membrane protein, which translates to MTSWQLVRMIGGTFILLSLALGVQGSPIFHSTNWLWFTAFVGANLLQSGFTKWCMLETILRKLGARPGN; encoded by the coding sequence ATGACATCCTGGCAACTCGTCCGTATGATCGGCGGTACCTTCATCCTGCTGTCCCTGGCACTGGGCGTGCAGGGCAGCCCGATCTTCCACAGCACCAACTGGCTGTGGTTCACCGCCTTCGTCGGCGCCAACCTGCTGCAGAGCGGCTTCACCAAGTGGTGCATGCTGGAAACCATTCTGCGCAAGCTGGGTGCCCGCCCTGGCAACTGA
- a CDS encoding efflux RND transporter permease subunit, with translation MSEQHTTPPPTTARMGISGRIAAFFQSAQITPLLALVAFLLGVFAVLVTPREEEPQIDVTMANVIVPFPGAAVKDVESLVATPAEQVLSQMTGVEHVMSVSRPGVAVLTVQFKVGVKRNDALVRLYDTVGANADWLPPGLGVLSPIIKPKGIDDVPIVALTLYTKRTDSDTFDLERVAHSIEADIKRVPGTREVTTIGGPGHAIMIEVDPARLSAAGLTVHDLRNALQSANFGLPLGDLISGNQAVAIESGPYLRNADDVSDLLVGAPGGKPVFLKDVANIRDGAPPPARYVWYGEPLQQGDRAVDSAKAAPAAAQASGAAPAAAAGQGASARSGAEYPAVTIAVTKKPGENAIDVANAVMTRVDQLKNTVIPADVYVEETRNYGETANDKATKLIQKLLFATLSVVALVFIALGRREAAIVGTAVVLTLTVTLFASWAWGFTLNRVSLFALIFSIGILVDDAIVVVENIHRHQQLYPGKSLREIIPGAVDEVGGPTILATFTVIAALLPMAFVSGLMGPYMSPIPINASMGMLLSLAIAFMVTPWLARLWMKATHGDDHGKAAGHGLAGKLDPLFRKVFNPLLHPQSGKRNRRLLGLGVAGLIALSVLLPVFGLVVLKMLPFDNKSEFQVVVDMPAGTPLEKTAAVMHELGAHLATIPEVKNYQAYAGTASPINFNGLVRQYYLRTASEMGDIQVNLVDAKHRKDQSHAIATRVRPGLQEIGKRHGANVKVVEVPPGPPVMSPIVAEVYGPEAEGRQQVANALRKVFENTANVVDVDTTNTAAAPKVELIVDRRKAAQLGVPQQAIVATLRTGLSGDAATFLHDQSRYAVPTQIQLPAEAMGSLDALLQLSVRTGAGTLVPIRELVTVSDSVREQPSIHKDLLPVSFVMGDMAGEVDSPLYGMFKMRGELDKIQAPNGGKLDEYFIKQPQDPYRNYAVKWDGEWQITYETFRDMGAAYAVGLILIYLLVVAQFGSYLVPLIIMAPIPLTIIGVMPGHALLGAQYTATSMIGMIALAGIIVRNSILLVDFINLQLKEGVPFEEAIVKSAITRAQPIMLTGLAAMIGAFFILDDPIFNGLAISLIFGIFVSTILTLVVIPMLYYMAYRKQYGQPGNGLDNGGPVPASNGPTEAVPH, from the coding sequence ATGAGCGAACAACACACCACGCCCCCGCCCACCACGGCGCGCATGGGCATTTCCGGACGCATCGCCGCGTTCTTCCAGTCGGCGCAGATCACGCCGCTGCTGGCACTGGTGGCCTTCCTGCTCGGCGTGTTTGCCGTGCTGGTCACCCCGCGCGAGGAAGAGCCGCAGATCGACGTCACCATGGCCAACGTGATCGTGCCCTTCCCCGGCGCGGCCGTGAAGGACGTGGAATCGCTGGTGGCCACTCCGGCCGAGCAGGTGCTGTCGCAGATGACCGGCGTGGAGCACGTGATGAGCGTGTCGCGCCCCGGCGTGGCGGTGCTCACGGTGCAGTTCAAGGTGGGCGTCAAGCGCAACGATGCGCTGGTGCGCCTGTATGACACGGTTGGCGCCAATGCCGACTGGCTGCCGCCGGGCCTGGGCGTGCTCTCGCCCATCATCAAGCCCAAGGGCATCGATGACGTGCCCATCGTGGCCCTCACGCTCTACACCAAGCGCACCGACAGCGACACCTTCGATCTGGAGCGCGTGGCGCACAGCATCGAGGCAGACATCAAGCGCGTGCCGGGCACGCGCGAGGTCACGACCATCGGCGGCCCCGGTCATGCCATCATGATCGAAGTCGACCCGGCCCGCCTGTCCGCGGCCGGCCTCACCGTGCACGATCTGCGCAATGCGCTGCAATCCGCCAACTTCGGCCTGCCGCTGGGCGACCTGATCAGCGGCAACCAGGCCGTGGCGATCGAATCCGGCCCCTACCTGCGCAATGCGGACGACGTCTCCGACCTGCTGGTGGGCGCCCCGGGCGGCAAGCCGGTGTTCCTGAAAGACGTGGCCAATATCCGCGACGGCGCACCGCCGCCGGCGCGCTATGTCTGGTATGGCGAGCCGCTGCAGCAGGGGGACAGGGCCGTTGACAGCGCCAAGGCTGCCCCCGCAGCAGCGCAAGCCTCCGGCGCAGCCCCGGCAGCCGCAGCCGGGCAGGGCGCCAGCGCCCGCAGCGGTGCCGAATACCCCGCCGTCACCATCGCCGTCACCAAGAAGCCGGGCGAGAACGCCATCGACGTGGCCAACGCCGTGATGACGCGCGTCGACCAGCTCAAGAACACCGTGATTCCGGCCGATGTCTACGTCGAGGAAACGCGCAATTACGGCGAAACCGCCAACGACAAGGCCACCAAGCTGATCCAGAAGCTGCTGTTCGCCACGCTGTCGGTGGTGGCGCTGGTGTTCATCGCGCTGGGCCGCCGCGAGGCAGCCATCGTCGGCACCGCGGTGGTGCTGACGCTGACCGTGACGCTGTTTGCCTCCTGGGCCTGGGGCTTCACGCTCAACCGGGTGTCGCTGTTCGCGCTGATCTTCTCCATCGGCATTCTGGTGGACGATGCCATCGTGGTGGTGGAAAACATCCACCGCCACCAGCAGCTCTACCCGGGCAAGTCCCTGCGCGAGATCATTCCCGGTGCCGTGGACGAAGTGGGCGGCCCCACCATCCTGGCCACCTTCACCGTGATCGCCGCGCTGCTGCCCATGGCCTTCGTGTCCGGCCTGATGGGTCCCTACATGAGCCCGATCCCGATCAACGCCAGCATGGGCATGCTCCTGTCGTTGGCCATTGCCTTCATGGTCACCCCTTGGCTGGCGCGTCTGTGGATGAAGGCCACGCATGGCGATGACCATGGCAAGGCCGCCGGCCATGGCCTGGCCGGCAAGCTCGATCCGCTGTTCCGCAAGGTGTTCAATCCGCTGCTGCACCCGCAGTCCGGCAAGCGCAACCGCCGCCTGCTGGGGCTGGGCGTGGCCGGCCTGATCGCGCTGTCGGTGCTGCTGCCGGTGTTCGGCCTGGTGGTGCTGAAGATGCTGCCCTTCGACAACAAGAGCGAATTCCAGGTGGTGGTCGACATGCCTGCCGGCACGCCGCTGGAGAAGACCGCTGCCGTCATGCACGAACTGGGCGCGCATCTGGCCACCATCCCCGAGGTGAAGAACTACCAGGCCTATGCCGGCACTGCTTCGCCGATCAACTTCAACGGCCTGGTGCGCCAGTACTATCTGCGCACCGCCAGCGAAATGGGCGATATCCAGGTCAACCTGGTCGACGCCAAGCACCGCAAGGACCAGAGCCACGCCATTGCCACGCGTGTGCGGCCCGGCCTGCAGGAAATCGGCAAGCGCCACGGCGCCAACGTGAAAGTGGTGGAAGTGCCGCCCGGCCCGCCGGTGATGTCGCCCATCGTGGCCGAGGTCTATGGCCCCGAGGCCGAAGGCCGCCAGCAGGTGGCGAACGCGCTGCGCAAGGTGTTCGAGAACACCGCCAACGTGGTTGACGTGGACACTACCAACACGGCAGCCGCTCCCAAGGTCGAGCTGATCGTCGATCGCCGCAAGGCGGCCCAGCTCGGCGTGCCGCAGCAGGCCATCGTGGCCACGCTGCGTACCGGCCTGTCGGGCGACGCCGCCACCTTCCTGCACGACCAGAGCCGCTATGCCGTGCCGACGCAGATCCAGTTGCCGGCCGAGGCCATGGGCAGCCTGGACGCGCTGCTGCAGCTGTCCGTGCGCACCGGCGCCGGCACGCTGGTGCCGATCCGCGAACTGGTGACCGTGAGCGACAGCGTGCGCGAGCAGCCTTCCATCCACAAGGACCTGCTGCCGGTCAGCTTCGTCATGGGTGACATGGCCGGCGAGGTGGACAGCCCGCTCTACGGCATGTTCAAGATGCGCGGCGAGCTCGACAAGATCCAGGCGCCCAACGGTGGCAAGCTGGATGAATACTTCATCAAGCAGCCGCAGGACCCGTACCGCAACTACGCCGTCAAGTGGGACGGCGAGTGGCAGATCACCTACGAAACCTTCCGCGACATGGGCGCCGCCTATGCCGTCGGCCTGATCCTGATCTACCTGCTGGTGGTGGCGCAGTTCGGCTCCTACCTGGTGCCGCTGATCATCATGGCGCCGATCCCGCTGACCATCATCGGCGTGATGCCGGGCCACGCGCTGCTCGGCGCGCAGTACACGGCCACCAGCATGATCGGCATGATCGCGCTGGCTGGCATCATCGTGCGCAACTCCATCCTGCTGGTGGACTTCATCAACCTGCAGCTGAAGGAGGGCGTGCCCTTCGAGGAAGCCATCGTCAAGTCGGCCATCACGCGCGCCCAGCCCATCATGCTGACCGGCCTGGCCGCCATGATCGGCGCCTTCTTCATCCTGGATGACCCGATCTTCAACGGCCTGGCCATCTCCCTGATCTTCGGCATCTTCGTCTCCACCATTCTGACGCTGGTGGTGATTCCGATGCTGTACTACATGGCCTACCGCAAGCAGTACGGACAGCCCGGCAACGGGCTGGACAACGGCGGGCCGGTCCCCGCGAGCAATGGCCCGACAGAGGCTGTGCCGCATTAA
- a CDS encoding NAD(P)/FAD-dependent oxidoreductase, translating into MAHIVIMGAGIGGMPAAYDLRAALPAQHKVTVISAVDYFHFVPSNPWVAVGWRKREDIILEIAPLLKRKGIDFIASPVTAIDAPGNKLTLENGQTVDYDYLVITTGPRLAFEEVPGSGPNGGYTHSICTVNHAEQFWADYEKFLQNPGPVVIGAMPGASCFGPAYEFAFIVAADLRKRKLRHKVPITYVTSEPYIGHLGLGGVGDSKSMLESELRSQDIKWITNAKTTRVEEGKLFVDQLDDNGALVKQHEVPFKLSMMLPAFKGVDAVAAVPELCNPRGFVLIDEHQRSKKYPNIFSAGVCVAIPPVEVTPVATGAPKTGYMIETMISAITENIAADLKGEKAEATATWNAICLADMGDTGAAFVALPQIPPRNVNWFKKGKWVHLGKIAFEKYFISKMKSGNTEPIYEKYVLKILGIVRLNKPSGPV; encoded by the coding sequence ATGGCCCACATCGTCATCATGGGCGCCGGCATCGGCGGCATGCCCGCCGCCTACGACCTGCGTGCGGCATTGCCGGCGCAACACAAGGTCACCGTCATCAGCGCGGTCGACTACTTCCACTTCGTGCCGTCCAACCCCTGGGTGGCGGTGGGCTGGCGCAAGCGCGAGGACATCATTCTGGAGATCGCGCCCCTGCTCAAGCGCAAGGGCATCGATTTCATTGCCAGCCCGGTCACGGCGATCGACGCCCCCGGCAACAAGCTGACGCTGGAAAACGGCCAGACGGTGGATTACGACTACCTGGTCATCACCACCGGCCCGCGCCTGGCCTTCGAGGAAGTGCCCGGCTCCGGCCCCAACGGCGGCTACACGCATTCCATCTGCACGGTGAACCACGCCGAGCAGTTCTGGGCCGATTACGAAAAATTCCTGCAGAACCCGGGCCCGGTCGTGATCGGCGCCATGCCCGGCGCCAGCTGCTTCGGCCCGGCCTACGAGTTTGCCTTCATCGTGGCGGCCGATCTGCGCAAGCGCAAGCTGCGCCACAAGGTGCCGATCACCTATGTCACCAGCGAGCCCTACATCGGCCACCTCGGCCTGGGCGGCGTGGGCGACAGCAAGAGCATGCTCGAGAGCGAACTGCGCAGCCAGGACATCAAGTGGATCACCAACGCCAAGACCACGCGTGTGGAAGAAGGCAAGCTGTTCGTGGACCAGCTCGACGACAACGGTGCGCTGGTGAAGCAGCATGAGGTGCCGTTCAAGCTGTCCATGATGCTGCCGGCCTTCAAGGGCGTGGATGCCGTGGCCGCCGTGCCCGAGCTGTGCAACCCGCGCGGTTTCGTGCTGATCGACGAGCACCAGCGCAGCAAGAAATACCCCAATATCTTCTCGGCTGGCGTCTGCGTGGCGATTCCGCCGGTGGAAGTGACGCCGGTTGCCACCGGCGCACCCAAGACCGGCTACATGATCGAGACCATGATCAGCGCCATCACCGAGAACATCGCCGCCGACCTGAAAGGCGAGAAGGCCGAGGCCACCGCCACCTGGAACGCCATCTGCCTGGCCGACATGGGCGACACCGGCGCCGCCTTCGTGGCGTTGCCGCAGATCCCGCCGCGCAACGTCAACTGGTTCAAGAAAGGCAAGTGGGTGCACCTGGGCAAGATCGCCTTCGAAAAGTACTTCATCAGCAAGATGAAATCGGGCAACACCGAGCCCATCTACGAAAAATACGTGCTGAAGATCCTGGGCATCGTGCGGCTGAACAAGCCCTCCGGTCCGGTCTGA
- the trxC gene encoding thioredoxin TrxC: protein MQIVCAACGAKNRVAETDLDKEVNCGRCKAELLPRHPVALTDANFQAFVSGTEMPVVVDFWAPWCGPCRMMAPQFEQAAARMPRVRFAKLDTEANQHTGAVLGIRSIPTLALYVGGREVERKSGAMSAADLQRWIEGSLARHKG, encoded by the coding sequence ATGCAAATCGTCTGTGCAGCCTGCGGCGCGAAGAACCGCGTCGCCGAAACCGATCTGGACAAGGAAGTCAACTGCGGCCGCTGCAAGGCGGAGCTGTTGCCGCGCCATCCGGTGGCGCTCACCGACGCCAATTTCCAGGCCTTCGTGTCTGGCACCGAAATGCCGGTGGTGGTGGATTTCTGGGCGCCATGGTGCGGCCCCTGCCGCATGATGGCACCGCAGTTTGAACAGGCCGCGGCACGCATGCCGCGCGTGCGTTTCGCCAAGCTCGATACCGAGGCCAACCAGCACACCGGTGCGGTGCTCGGCATCCGCAGCATTCCCACGCTCGCCCTCTATGTGGGCGGCCGGGAGGTGGAGCGCAAGAGCGGCGCCATGAGCGCGGCCGACCTGCAGCGCTGGATCGAGGGATCGCTGGCGCGGCACAAGGGATAA